In Amycolatopsis sp. EV170708-02-1, the following are encoded in one genomic region:
- a CDS encoding class I SAM-dependent methyltransferase, whose translation MDVERYDRTRPAYPPELVDHLVAAAPGRETLDVGVGTGIEARQFQAAGCHVLGVEPDARMAEFARQSGIDVEVAKFEDWEPAGRRFDLLVSGQAWHWVDPVAGAVKAAEVLRPGGLFAAFWHVPEPPEEVANALADAYRRLVPDAPIDLKSVPKQPSDPYGPLIVKVADGLREAGGFAEPERSRYDWDRVYTRDEWLDQLPTFGSLTWVESTVRQEILAEVGAAIDRMGGRFITRYATVAITAVRG comes from the coding sequence GTGGACGTCGAACGCTACGACCGGACCCGCCCCGCCTATCCCCCGGAACTCGTCGATCACCTCGTCGCCGCGGCTCCCGGCCGCGAGACCCTCGATGTCGGTGTCGGCACCGGCATCGAAGCGCGCCAGTTCCAGGCGGCGGGCTGTCACGTGCTGGGCGTCGAGCCGGACGCGCGGATGGCCGAGTTCGCCCGGCAGAGCGGAATCGACGTCGAAGTCGCGAAGTTCGAGGATTGGGAGCCCGCCGGACGCCGGTTCGATCTGCTCGTCTCCGGACAGGCCTGGCATTGGGTCGACCCGGTGGCGGGCGCCGTCAAGGCCGCCGAAGTCCTACGGCCCGGCGGACTCTTCGCCGCGTTCTGGCACGTACCCGAACCGCCGGAAGAGGTCGCGAACGCCTTGGCGGACGCTTACCGGCGGCTCGTGCCGGACGCCCCGATCGATCTCAAGAGCGTGCCGAAACAGCCCTCGGACCCGTACGGGCCACTCATCGTGAAGGTCGCCGACGGCCTGCGCGAAGCGGGCGGGTTCGCCGAACCGGAACGAAGCCGCTACGACTGGGACCGGGTCTACACCCGTGACGAATGGCTGGACCAGCTCCCGACGTTCGGCTCGCTGACCTGGGTCGAATCCACAGTGCGACAAGAGATCCTCGCTGAAGTCGGGGCGGCGATCGACAGGATGGGCGGCCGGTTCATCACGCGCTACGCCACCGTCGCGATCACCGCGGTCCGGGGCTGA
- a CDS encoding TetR/AcrR family transcriptional regulator: protein MPTGVALRAVRAQLFDAAERVLLRDGPSGLTSRAVTTEADCAKGVLHRHFDDFDGFLAEFVLDRIEKLDEKGLREAVGTGTVVDNLTSALTAVFESVAVAIVPLVIFRDELRARLRREWPAGVPVLTQAAVMIGGYLKEERDQGRVAENADVETLAATLIGAAHLLYADRTAPAPETAQVRKVVETVIGT, encoded by the coding sequence ATGCCGACCGGGGTAGCCCTGCGCGCCGTCCGCGCGCAGTTGTTCGACGCAGCCGAACGGGTTCTGCTGCGGGACGGGCCGAGCGGGCTCACCAGCCGTGCGGTGACCACGGAGGCGGACTGCGCGAAAGGCGTGCTGCACCGGCATTTCGACGACTTCGACGGCTTCCTCGCGGAGTTCGTGCTGGACCGGATCGAGAAGCTCGACGAGAAGGGGCTGCGGGAGGCCGTCGGCACCGGGACGGTCGTGGACAACCTCACCTCGGCGCTCACGGCGGTCTTCGAGTCGGTCGCGGTCGCGATCGTCCCGCTCGTGATCTTCCGCGACGAGCTTCGTGCCCGGTTGCGCCGCGAATGGCCGGCCGGGGTTCCGGTGCTGACCCAGGCCGCCGTCATGATCGGCGGCTACCTCAAGGAGGAACGGGACCAGGGCCGCGTCGCCGAAAACGCCGACGTCGAGACCCTGGCCGCCACGCTCATCGGTGCTGCGCACCTGCTTTACGCCGACCGCACCGCCCCCGCGCCGGAGACCGCGCAGGTGCGGAAGGTGGTGGAGACGGTGATCGGGACCTGA
- a CDS encoding bifunctional 5,10-methylenetetrahydrofolate dehydrogenase/5,10-methenyltetrahydrofolate cyclohydrolase: MTLIDGRAIAAAITAEVTETAAKLRESGTAPTLAVLVPTDDDDATAWYVRSIERAAKKVGVDCRVVQLENPTGADVTRELDKLSADPSVHGIICQTPLPDGVTLDDVGAHIDPRKDVDGANPVSLGRLTAGLPTYAPATAAAVLEILKREQVALSGAQVAVVGRSTIVGKPAALLLLGEHATVTVCHSRTKDLAAVTKTADVLVVAVGRAHFIGADHVKPGAVVIDVGTNPTPEGGLVGDVDQAAVEEIAGSITPVPGGVGPVTTSLLLRHTVTAAQS; this comes from the coding sequence CGCCATCACCGCCGAGGTCACCGAGACCGCCGCCAAGCTCCGCGAATCGGGCACCGCACCGACGCTGGCCGTGCTCGTGCCGACCGACGACGACGACGCCACCGCCTGGTACGTGCGCTCGATCGAGCGTGCCGCGAAGAAGGTCGGCGTCGACTGCCGGGTGGTCCAGCTCGAGAACCCGACCGGCGCGGACGTCACCCGCGAGCTCGACAAGCTGTCCGCGGACCCGTCGGTCCACGGCATCATCTGCCAGACCCCGCTGCCCGACGGTGTGACGCTCGACGACGTCGGTGCGCACATCGACCCGCGCAAGGACGTCGACGGCGCGAACCCGGTCAGCCTCGGCCGTCTCACCGCCGGCCTTCCGACCTACGCGCCCGCCACCGCCGCCGCGGTGCTGGAGATCCTGAAGCGCGAGCAGGTCGCCCTGTCCGGTGCCCAGGTCGCTGTCGTGGGCCGCTCGACCATCGTCGGGAAACCCGCCGCGCTGCTGCTGCTCGGCGAGCACGCGACGGTGACCGTCTGCCACTCCCGCACCAAGGACCTCGCGGCGGTCACCAAGACCGCGGACGTCCTGGTCGTCGCCGTCGGCCGCGCGCACTTCATAGGCGCGGACCACGTCAAGCCCGGTGCCGTGGTGATCGACGTCGGCACGAACCCGACTCCCGAAGGCGGGCTCGTCGGCGACGTCGACCAGGCCGCGGTCGAGGAGATCGCGGGTTCGATCACGCCGGTCCCCGGCGGCGTCGGCCCCGTCACGACGTCGCTGCTGCTGCGGCACACCGTCACCGCCGCGCAGTCCTGA